A single window of Podarcis raffonei isolate rPodRaf1 chromosome 9, rPodRaf1.pri, whole genome shotgun sequence DNA harbors:
- the MRPL1 gene encoding 39S ribosomal protein L1, mitochondrial isoform X2, translating to MRVLVSAQCPSRIFPRIGQHSAVLPSFASLLISNRHYAAKKEKKPRRDAKKKAAESEPKKKKNPYTFPLPSEPKDDVYLTWCYQRPVYEAEVALEMLKTFQQLDFTSPKQHVYIDMTLDMAMEKKKPLEPFVGTVRLPHLFTDDIHKVVVFTADAEQAALARENGATFAGGTELIKPILDGEIKADFYVGVPTMSSKITPLRGMLKQRFPRTRNGSLSYDILQMLDFFKVCHEYEVENGNLIHTPIGMLDMPNDQIVANLDAVIKDVCKYKPLSYGPFVTHLSICSSTSESLDLKVERFLPKRTVKEKAEEKVKEKAEEKVKDDDSDDDEEERQKSS from the exons ATGCGGGTTTTAG TTTCAGCTCAATGCCCTAGCCGTATTTTCCCCAGAATTGGTCAGCATTCTGCAGTGCTTCCCAGTTTTGCCAGTTTGCTGATTTCCAATAGACACTATGCTGCAAA aaaagagaaaaaacccAGAAGGGACGCCAAAAAGAAGGCCGCAGAATCAGAGCCcaagaaaaaaaagaaccctTACACCTTTCCCTTGCCAAGTGAGCCAAAGGACGATGTTTATTTGACGTGGTGCTATCAAAGGCCAGTTTATGAGGCAGAAGTGGCTTTAGAGATGCTGAAGACGTTTCAGCAACTGGACTTCACTTCCCCCAAGCAGCACGTTTACATCGATATGACCCTGGACATGGCAATGGAGAAGAAG AAACCTTTGGAACCATTCGTTGGTACGGTTCGTCTGCCTCACCTTTTCACAGATGACATCCATAAGGTCGTAGTATTCACAGCG GATGCAGAGCAAGCTGCCCTAGCAAGAGAAAATGGAGCTACATTTGCAGGAGGGACTGAATTAATCAAGCCG ATTTTGGATGGTGAAATCAAGGCAGATTTTTATGTTGGCGTGCCGACGATGTCATCCAAGATTACTCCTTTAAGGGGGATGCTGAAGCAAAGGTTCCCAAGGACCAGAAATG GTTCTCTCAGTTATGACATTCTCCAGATGCTCGACTTCTTTAAAGTTTGCCACGAGTACGAAGTAGAGAACGGTAACCTCATCCACACTCCCATCGGAATG CTGGATATGCCTAATGATCAGATCGTTGCCAATCTGGATGCGGTTATTAAAGACGTTTGTAAATACAAACCTTTGAGCTACG gcCCGTTTGTGACACACTTGAGCATTTGCAGTTCAACAAGCGAAAGCTTGGATTTAAAAGTCGAGCGCTTTCTCCCCAAAAGAACtgtgaaagagaaagcagaagagAAGGTGAAAGAGAAAGCGGAAGAGAAGGTGAAAGACGATGACAGCGATGATGACGAAGAAGAAAGGCAGAAGTCCAGCTAA
- the MRPL1 gene encoding 39S ribosomal protein L1, mitochondrial isoform X1 — protein sequence MAAPVLRCCWRTVSAQCPSRIFPRIGQHSAVLPSFASLLISNRHYAAKKEKKPRRDAKKKAAESEPKKKKNPYTFPLPSEPKDDVYLTWCYQRPVYEAEVALEMLKTFQQLDFTSPKQHVYIDMTLDMAMEKKKPLEPFVGTVRLPHLFTDDIHKVVVFTADAEQAALARENGATFAGGTELIKPILDGEIKADFYVGVPTMSSKITPLRGMLKQRFPRTRNGSLSYDILQMLDFFKVCHEYEVENGNLIHTPIGMLDMPNDQIVANLDAVIKDVCKYKPLSYGPFVTHLSICSSTSESLDLKVERFLPKRTVKEKAEEKVKEKAEEKVKDDDSDDDEEERQKSS from the exons ATGGCGGCGCCCGTGTTGAGATGCTGCTGGAggacag TTTCAGCTCAATGCCCTAGCCGTATTTTCCCCAGAATTGGTCAGCATTCTGCAGTGCTTCCCAGTTTTGCCAGTTTGCTGATTTCCAATAGACACTATGCTGCAAA aaaagagaaaaaacccAGAAGGGACGCCAAAAAGAAGGCCGCAGAATCAGAGCCcaagaaaaaaaagaaccctTACACCTTTCCCTTGCCAAGTGAGCCAAAGGACGATGTTTATTTGACGTGGTGCTATCAAAGGCCAGTTTATGAGGCAGAAGTGGCTTTAGAGATGCTGAAGACGTTTCAGCAACTGGACTTCACTTCCCCCAAGCAGCACGTTTACATCGATATGACCCTGGACATGGCAATGGAGAAGAAG AAACCTTTGGAACCATTCGTTGGTACGGTTCGTCTGCCTCACCTTTTCACAGATGACATCCATAAGGTCGTAGTATTCACAGCG GATGCAGAGCAAGCTGCCCTAGCAAGAGAAAATGGAGCTACATTTGCAGGAGGGACTGAATTAATCAAGCCG ATTTTGGATGGTGAAATCAAGGCAGATTTTTATGTTGGCGTGCCGACGATGTCATCCAAGATTACTCCTTTAAGGGGGATGCTGAAGCAAAGGTTCCCAAGGACCAGAAATG GTTCTCTCAGTTATGACATTCTCCAGATGCTCGACTTCTTTAAAGTTTGCCACGAGTACGAAGTAGAGAACGGTAACCTCATCCACACTCCCATCGGAATG CTGGATATGCCTAATGATCAGATCGTTGCCAATCTGGATGCGGTTATTAAAGACGTTTGTAAATACAAACCTTTGAGCTACG gcCCGTTTGTGACACACTTGAGCATTTGCAGTTCAACAAGCGAAAGCTTGGATTTAAAAGTCGAGCGCTTTCTCCCCAAAAGAACtgtgaaagagaaagcagaagagAAGGTGAAAGAGAAAGCGGAAGAGAAGGTGAAAGACGATGACAGCGATGATGACGAAGAAGAAAGGCAGAAGTCCAGCTAA